The Streptomyces sp. NBC_00691 genome has a segment encoding these proteins:
- a CDS encoding response regulator transcription factor — MAKVLLVDDDPSVRSALHRRLADASYTVRDCGTALGALRAVLNEPFDVMVLDLGLPDLDGLEMLKMLRTVSDIPVVVVTARRDEREIVRVLGSGADDYLVRPFSVDHLIARMTAVLRRAASGSGGLCPDVVEVGGLAVDGARRLAVLDGSPLDLTRKEFDLLEYLAWRPGVVVARSELFRQVWLQTYRGERTVDVHLSWLRRKLGESATRPRYLHTVRSVGIKLEAPAAAEIPA, encoded by the coding sequence ATGGCAAAGGTGCTTCTCGTCGACGACGATCCGTCCGTCCGCTCCGCCCTGCACAGGCGTCTCGCGGACGCCTCGTACACCGTGCGGGACTGCGGGACGGCCCTGGGCGCGCTGCGTGCCGTCCTGAACGAGCCGTTCGACGTGATGGTGCTCGACCTGGGCCTGCCCGACCTCGACGGCCTGGAGATGCTCAAGATGCTCCGTACCGTCTCGGACATCCCCGTGGTCGTCGTGACGGCCCGGCGCGACGAGCGCGAGATCGTACGGGTGCTGGGCAGCGGGGCCGACGACTACCTCGTCAGGCCTTTCTCCGTGGACCACCTCATCGCCAGGATGACCGCGGTGCTGCGGCGGGCGGCCTCCGGAAGCGGAGGCCTGTGCCCGGACGTCGTGGAGGTGGGCGGGCTCGCCGTCGACGGGGCCCGTCGGCTGGCCGTCCTGGACGGCTCCCCGCTCGACCTGACGCGCAAGGAGTTCGACCTCCTGGAGTACCTGGCGTGGCGCCCCGGGGTCGTCGTGGCGCGCAGCGAACTGTTCCGGCAGGTGTGGCTGCAGACGTACCGCGGGGAGCGCACCGTGGACGTCCATCTCTCCTGGCTGCGCCGGAAACTGGGGGAATCGGCGACCCGCCCCCGGTACCTGCACACGGTCCGCAGCGTCGGGATCAAGCTGGAGGCACCGGCGGCCGCGGAGATCCCGGCCTGA
- a CDS encoding amidohydrolase family protein: protein MTDRPHQTAALDVDALTAIDVHTHAEVSKDGHGALSPELFGASEEYFKAHGHRQPTIDEMAAHYRERRMAAVVFTVDAEHATGHPRISNEEIAESCAAHADALIPFASVDPHKGRAGVREARRLVEEHGVRGFKFHPSIQAFSPDDRLAYPLYEAIEELGVPALFHTGQTGIGAGVPGGGGIRLKYSNPMAVDDVAVDFPELRIVLAHPSFPWQDEALAVATHKPHVYIDLSGWSPKYFPPQLVRYANTLLKDKVLFGSDYPVITPDRWLADFAALDIKPEVRPKILKENAVRLLGLSTD from the coding sequence ATGACCGACCGCCCCCACCAGACCGCCGCACTCGACGTCGACGCGCTGACCGCCATCGACGTGCACACCCACGCCGAGGTCTCCAAGGACGGCCACGGGGCCCTCAGCCCCGAACTGTTCGGCGCCTCCGAGGAGTACTTCAAGGCGCACGGCCACCGGCAGCCCACCATCGACGAGATGGCCGCGCACTACCGCGAACGCCGCATGGCGGCCGTCGTCTTCACCGTCGACGCCGAGCACGCCACCGGCCACCCGCGGATCTCCAACGAGGAGATCGCCGAGAGCTGCGCCGCCCACGCCGACGCCCTGATCCCGTTCGCCAGCGTCGACCCGCACAAGGGCCGCGCCGGGGTCCGGGAGGCCCGGCGCCTGGTGGAGGAACACGGGGTCCGCGGGTTCAAGTTCCACCCCAGCATCCAGGCCTTCTCCCCGGACGACCGCCTCGCCTACCCGCTGTACGAGGCCATCGAGGAACTCGGCGTCCCCGCCCTCTTCCACACCGGGCAGACCGGAATCGGCGCGGGCGTCCCGGGCGGCGGCGGCATCCGGCTGAAGTACTCGAACCCGATGGCGGTCGACGACGTCGCCGTCGACTTCCCCGAACTGAGGATCGTCCTCGCCCACCCGTCCTTCCCCTGGCAGGACGAGGCCCTCGCGGTCGCCACCCACAAGCCGCACGTCTACATCGACCTGTCCGGCTGGTCGCCGAAGTACTTCCCGCCGCAGCTCGTGCGCTACGCCAACACCCTGCTCAAGGACAAGGTCCTCTTCGGCTCCGACTATCCGGTCATCACCCCCGACCGGTGGCTCGCCGACTTCGCCGCACTCGACATCAAGCCCGAGGTCCGGCCGAAGATCCTCAAGGAGAACGCCGTCCGCCTGCTCGGCCTGTCCACCGACTGA
- a CDS encoding MarR family winged helix-turn-helix transcriptional regulator, translated as MSTSLLYLIKRTELVVRARLEELLKPAGVTALQYTALTVLERHNGISAAQLARDSFVTAQSMADMVRALEARGLIRREPHPTNRRERLILLADPGRRLLDEYAEPARRIEERMTAGLGPEETEAFRVALNETWRALS; from the coding sequence GTGAGCACCTCGCTGCTCTACCTGATCAAGCGAACGGAGCTGGTGGTGCGCGCCCGCCTGGAGGAGCTGCTCAAACCCGCCGGGGTCACGGCGTTGCAGTACACGGCTCTGACGGTGCTGGAGCGGCACAACGGCATCTCCGCGGCGCAGCTCGCCCGCGATTCCTTCGTCACCGCCCAGTCGATGGCCGACATGGTCCGCGCGCTGGAGGCCCGCGGCCTGATCCGCCGCGAGCCCCATCCGACCAACCGCCGCGAACGCCTCATCCTGCTCGCCGACCCCGGACGGCGGCTGCTCGACGAGTACGCCGAGCCGGCCCGCCGCATCGAGGAACGCATGACCGCCGGCCTGGGCCCGGAGGAGACCGAGGCGTTCCGGGTGGCGCTGAACGAGACCTGGCGGGCCCTGTCCTGA
- a CDS encoding peptidoglycan-binding domain-containing protein — protein MRHRTALTTAVAPSAAPEPEPSPVPGDDVFGKVARPGGDGPGARVQDVELFDATPSLPTVAAAGGSRARHRAGKPRHMRRRTRARRAAPAPEPENRNGMSLPLLITGALAAGIGLSVGLTSGMEREPADKLTLTMPDLPPPQETPDAEPPSPAGTSGPAPRPSSTTPATSPPATTTAATTPPATGRPTGAAHRTASAAPPVTTRGPVPPTRPATRRPDPAPTRTTPPPERPDTQVLRLGSTGPEVEGLQRRLQQIYLYFGPASGRFGPFLEAALSRYQRIRGIPEERGVYGPLTRAALQAETGRDDRPGRRGRGR, from the coding sequence ATGCGCCACAGGACTGCCCTGACCACAGCAGTCGCACCCAGCGCCGCCCCCGAACCGGAGCCGAGTCCCGTGCCCGGCGACGATGTCTTCGGGAAGGTCGCCCGCCCCGGCGGCGACGGCCCGGGGGCCCGCGTCCAGGACGTCGAACTCTTCGACGCCACGCCGAGCCTCCCGACGGTCGCCGCGGCGGGCGGCTCGCGCGCGCGCCACCGAGCGGGGAAACCACGGCACATGAGGAGAAGGACTCGGGCGCGGAGAGCGGCACCGGCCCCCGAGCCCGAGAACCGGAACGGCATGTCGCTGCCCCTGCTGATCACCGGCGCGCTCGCCGCCGGCATCGGCCTGTCGGTGGGACTGACCTCGGGAATGGAGCGGGAGCCCGCGGACAAGCTGACCCTCACGATGCCCGATCTGCCGCCGCCGCAGGAGACCCCGGACGCCGAACCGCCGTCCCCCGCCGGGACGTCGGGACCGGCCCCCCGTCCGTCGTCCACGACGCCGGCCACCTCTCCCCCGGCCACGACCACCGCCGCGACCACTCCCCCGGCCACCGGACGGCCGACGGGGGCCGCGCACCGCACCGCCTCGGCGGCGCCTCCCGTGACGACCCGCGGCCCCGTACCGCCCACGCGCCCCGCAACCCGCCGCCCCGATCCGGCCCCGACCCGGACGACCCCGCCGCCCGAGCGCCCGGACACGCAGGTCCTCCGCCTCGGCAGCACCGGGCCCGAGGTCGAGGGCCTCCAGCGGCGGCTGCAGCAGATCTATCTGTACTTCGGCCCGGCCAGCGGCAGGTTCGGCCCCTTCCTGGAAGCGGCCCTGAGCCGTTACCAGAGAATCCGCGGCATCCCGGAGGAGCGCGGCGTGTACGGGCCCCTGACCCGCGCCGCCCTCCAGGCCGAGACCGGCCGCGACGACCGCCCGGGCCGCCGCGGCCGGGGCAGGTGA
- a CDS encoding BlaI/MecI/CopY family transcriptional regulator has translation MPGETELTSAYSSKVADDLQRNVAEQERIRGEVARLTAELDELMHDHGVLLSLQQALRTGAPESGRPVPRQNAGKGGRNSGAGKATLVELIRHHLAASDAPCSASDVTTALAERHRDRHIQTTVVRTSLENLVAKGHAHRTKQGSSVFYTATVPAT, from the coding sequence ATGCCGGGAGAAACGGAACTCACGTCCGCATACAGCAGCAAGGTCGCCGATGATCTCCAGCGCAACGTGGCGGAGCAGGAGCGCATCCGCGGCGAGGTCGCCCGCCTGACGGCCGAACTCGACGAGCTGATGCACGACCACGGCGTTCTGCTCAGTCTCCAGCAGGCCCTTCGGACCGGCGCTCCGGAATCCGGCCGCCCGGTCCCCCGCCAGAACGCAGGAAAGGGCGGGAGGAATTCCGGCGCGGGAAAGGCCACGCTCGTCGAGCTGATCCGCCATCACCTCGCCGCGAGCGACGCTCCCTGTTCCGCGTCGGACGTGACGACCGCCCTCGCCGAGCGGCACCGCGACCGGCACATCCAGACCACCGTCGTGCGCACCTCCCTGGAGAACCTCGTCGCCAAGGGGCACGCGCACCGCACCAAGCAGGGGTCCTCCGTCTTCTACACCGCGACCGTCCCCGCGACGTAG
- a CDS encoding TetR/AcrR family transcriptional regulator produces MSERVVPEGERRRRRPTKQGAVLSEQLIVETALRLVAQHGAEALSVRRLGAALGADPSALYRYFRNTDALLLALADELIGRAQEGWRATGDWQEDLRSMGLRIHACYLSHPQAAVLGAYRTTGRPHETGAVERILGILRSAGFPDHFAVRAYHAFVDQALAFAAQDAAALALPKAAREADEAVWNSVYGRLSADTHPNIAAAFPLLAADMRGSGYPFALELLLGAMAALRPASAEA; encoded by the coding sequence ATGTCCGAACGAGTCGTCCCAGAAGGCGAACGCCGACGCCGCAGACCCACCAAGCAGGGTGCCGTCCTCTCGGAGCAGCTCATCGTCGAGACGGCGCTGCGGCTGGTCGCCCAGCACGGCGCCGAGGCGCTCTCCGTACGGAGACTGGGTGCCGCACTCGGCGCCGACCCGAGCGCGCTCTACCGCTACTTCCGCAACACCGACGCACTCCTCCTCGCCCTCGCCGACGAGCTGATCGGCAGGGCGCAGGAGGGCTGGCGGGCGACCGGGGACTGGCAGGAGGACCTGCGCTCGATGGGCCTGCGGATCCACGCCTGCTACCTGTCCCACCCGCAGGCGGCGGTCCTCGGCGCGTACCGCACGACGGGACGTCCGCACGAGACCGGGGCCGTCGAGCGGATCCTCGGCATCCTCCGTTCGGCGGGCTTCCCGGACCACTTCGCCGTCCGCGCCTATCACGCGTTCGTCGACCAGGCCCTGGCCTTCGCGGCCCAGGACGCCGCCGCTCTCGCTCTGCCGAAGGCCGCCCGGGAGGCGGACGAGGCGGTGTGGAACTCGGTCTACGGCAGGCTGTCGGCCGACACCCACCCGAACATCGCCGCGGCCTTTCCGCTGCTCGCCGCCGACATGCGGGGCAGCGGTTACCCGTTCGCCCTGGAGCTGCTGCTCGGCGCGATGGCGGCGCTGCGCCCGGCCTCGGCCGAGGCCTGA
- a CDS encoding acyl-CoA synthetase, translating into MLNQGIGSWPARRARKTPDRTAVVHAGHTLTYRELHRRVLRLAHGLRALGVASGDRIAYLGPNHPAFLETLFAAGALGAVFVPLNTRLATPELAYNLADSGSVVLIHGPEHTETARAAADEAGVRHRIALEGPDGSGDGALAYEELPAAATDEPLDVAVRPEDPCMIMYTSGTTGRPKGAVLSHGNIVWNSVNVLVDTDLTADEVTLVVAPLFHTGALNMTCLPTLLKGGQVVLLAAFDADLVLDTVERRRVTCLFGVPTMYDAMAARPRWAGTDLSSLRTLNCGGAPVPARTIAAYIDRGLAFSQGYGMTEASPGVLFLDREQTAAKAGSAGVPHFFTDTRIVRPDGSDTAPGERGEVLVQGPHTMTGYWNRPEDTEAAFTDGDWLRTGDIARTDADGYAYIVDRVKDMYVSGGENVYPAEVEDALLGHPAVAECAVIGIPDPVWGEVGRAVVVLKPAARADEEGILGHLRGRLATYKIPKSVVLTGGLPRTASGKIVKSAVRDTFATSPAERPQP; encoded by the coding sequence GTGCTGAACCAAGGCATCGGCTCCTGGCCGGCGCGCCGGGCCCGCAAGACACCCGACCGGACCGCCGTCGTCCACGCCGGACACACCCTGACCTACCGGGAACTCCACCGGCGTGTCCTGCGGCTCGCCCACGGCCTGCGGGCCCTGGGCGTGGCGAGTGGCGACCGGATCGCCTACCTGGGGCCCAACCATCCGGCCTTCCTGGAGACGCTGTTCGCCGCCGGAGCGCTCGGCGCGGTCTTCGTCCCCCTCAACACCCGCCTGGCCACACCGGAGCTGGCGTACAACCTCGCCGACTCCGGCAGCGTCGTCCTCATCCACGGCCCCGAGCACACCGAGACCGCACGGGCCGCCGCCGACGAGGCCGGGGTGCGCCACCGGATCGCCCTCGAAGGGCCCGACGGGTCCGGCGACGGCGCCCTCGCCTACGAGGAGCTGCCGGCCGCCGCCACGGACGAGCCGCTGGACGTGGCCGTGCGCCCCGAGGACCCGTGCATGATCATGTACACCTCCGGGACCACGGGCCGGCCCAAGGGAGCCGTCCTCTCCCACGGCAACATCGTCTGGAACAGCGTCAACGTCCTCGTCGACACCGACCTCACCGCCGACGAGGTCACCCTGGTCGTGGCCCCGCTGTTCCACACCGGCGCCCTGAACATGACCTGCCTGCCCACCCTCCTCAAGGGCGGCCAGGTGGTCCTGCTCGCCGCCTTCGACGCCGACCTGGTCCTCGACACCGTCGAGCGCCGGCGCGTCACCTGCCTGTTCGGCGTCCCCACGATGTACGACGCGATGGCCGCCCGGCCGCGCTGGGCCGGCACCGACCTCTCCAGCCTGCGCACCCTCAACTGCGGCGGCGCCCCGGTACCGGCCCGCACGATCGCCGCGTACATCGACCGCGGCCTCGCGTTCAGTCAGGGCTACGGCATGACCGAGGCGTCCCCCGGCGTCCTCTTCCTCGACCGGGAGCAGACGGCCGCCAAGGCGGGTTCCGCCGGAGTCCCGCACTTCTTCACCGACACCCGCATCGTCCGGCCCGACGGCAGCGACACCGCACCCGGCGAACGCGGCGAGGTCCTCGTCCAGGGCCCCCACACCATGACCGGCTACTGGAACCGGCCCGAGGACACCGAGGCCGCCTTCACCGACGGCGACTGGCTGCGTACCGGCGACATCGCCCGGACCGACGCCGACGGCTACGCCTACATCGTCGACCGGGTCAAGGACATGTACGTCTCCGGCGGCGAGAACGTCTACCCCGCCGAGGTCGAGGACGCGCTCCTCGGCCACCCCGCCGTCGCCGAATGCGCGGTCATCGGCATCCCCGACCCGGTCTGGGGCGAGGTCGGCCGAGCCGTCGTCGTCCTCAAGCCCGCGGCCCGCGCCGACGAGGAAGGCATCCTCGGCCACCTCAGGGGCCGGCTCGCCACGTACAAGATCCCGAAGTCGGTCGTCCTCACCGGCGGCCTGCCCCGTACGGCCTCCGGAAAGATCGTCAAGTCCGCCGTGCGCGACACCTTCGCCACCAGCCCCGCCGAACGTCCCCAGCCGTGA
- a CDS encoding MaoC family dehydratase gives MPIAIADGLDALTSLSGADLGRTEWLEITQDRVNTFADATDDHQWIHTDPERAGDGPFGGTIAHGYLTLSLIIPLFGELLGITGTRMSVNYGLDKVRFPSPVRVGAKIRLHGVVGTVEEVKGNGVQMPVTFTVEVEGGDKPACVAEAVYRHYA, from the coding sequence ATGCCCATCGCCATCGCCGACGGCCTCGACGCACTCACCTCCCTCAGCGGAGCCGACCTCGGCCGCACCGAGTGGCTCGAGATCACCCAGGACCGGGTGAACACCTTCGCCGACGCCACCGACGACCACCAGTGGATCCACACCGACCCGGAGAGGGCAGGGGACGGGCCCTTCGGCGGCACCATCGCCCACGGCTACCTCACCCTCTCCCTGATCATCCCGCTCTTCGGCGAGCTGCTCGGCATCACCGGCACCAGGATGAGCGTCAACTACGGCCTGGACAAGGTCCGCTTCCCCAGCCCCGTCCGCGTCGGCGCGAAGATCCGTCTCCACGGTGTCGTCGGCACGGTGGAGGAGGTCAAGGGCAACGGCGTGCAGATGCCGGTCACCTTCACCGTCGAGGTCGAGGGCGGCGACAAGCCGGCCTGCGTCGCCGAAGCCGTCTACCGCCACTACGCCTGA
- a CDS encoding SDR family oxidoreductase, whose translation MDLQGKVAVVTGSGRGLGLAYAQALAAAGAAVVVNDTDKDTVAAAVASITSRGGTATGVAAAVGDSEAAQRLVDAAVEEFGRLDVLVTNAGILRDRVLWKMTDEDFDDVVRVHLRGTFTCARAAAVRMREQGTGGRLVLISSPAGQRGNFGQTNYAAAKAGIVAMARTWAMELGRAGITVNAVVPVAATEMTRTIPAFAPVIEESERTGAPLPDWLRKDEGLGTVEDVAALITFLASDDSDGVTGQAIGIGGDRLALWAHPKEKAVAFADGGWSGEAIAAEWPGGVGAEPETYGIPAPQAPEA comes from the coding sequence ATGGATCTTCAGGGCAAGGTCGCCGTCGTCACCGGCAGCGGACGCGGCCTCGGACTCGCCTACGCCCAGGCCCTCGCCGCCGCGGGCGCCGCCGTCGTCGTCAACGACACCGACAAGGACACGGTGGCCGCCGCCGTCGCCTCGATCACGTCCCGCGGGGGCACGGCGACCGGCGTCGCCGCGGCCGTGGGCGACAGCGAGGCGGCCCAGCGGCTCGTGGACGCCGCGGTCGAGGAGTTCGGACGCCTGGACGTACTCGTCACCAACGCCGGCATCCTGCGCGACCGCGTGCTCTGGAAGATGACCGACGAGGACTTCGACGACGTCGTACGGGTCCACCTGCGCGGCACGTTCACCTGCGCCCGCGCCGCCGCCGTCCGCATGCGCGAGCAGGGCACCGGCGGCAGGCTCGTGCTGATCTCCTCGCCCGCCGGGCAGCGCGGCAACTTCGGCCAGACCAACTACGCCGCCGCCAAGGCCGGCATCGTCGCCATGGCCCGCACCTGGGCCATGGAGCTGGGCCGCGCCGGCATCACCGTCAACGCCGTCGTACCCGTCGCCGCCACCGAGATGACCAGGACCATCCCGGCGTTCGCCCCGGTCATCGAGGAATCCGAGCGCACCGGCGCACCGCTGCCGGACTGGCTGCGCAAGGACGAGGGCCTCGGCACCGTCGAGGACGTCGCCGCCCTGATCACCTTCCTGGCCTCGGACGACTCCGACGGAGTGACCGGGCAGGCCATCGGCATCGGTGGCGACCGCCTCGCCCTGTGGGCCCACCCGAAGGAGAAGGCGGTCGCCTTCGCCGACGGAGGCTGGAGCGGCGAAGCGATCGCCGCCGAGTGGCCGGGCGGCGTCGGAGCCGAGCCCGAGACCTACGGCATCCCCGCGCCCCAGGCCCCGGAGGCGTGA
- a CDS encoding S8 family peptidase codes for MTGPATATPDTPRPGTDQRITLVTGDRVVVNAKGRMVGFEAARGREHIPVQVQRVNDRTLVVPSDAQSLIAAGKLDQRLFDLEVLTDARLRESHRDGLKLIVQYEKGAGAARAEVRSAGDTQLRRTFPTLDADAIRTSPDDVARVWDALTDRRSSGLRATASGIGKVWLDGVRAASLDRSVPQIGADKAWESGYDGTGVTIAVLDTGVDKTHDDLSSQVVGEKNFSASADAVDRVGHGTHVASIAAGTGAKSGGRFKGVAPGAKLISGKVLDDNGFGDDSAVLAGMEWAAAEGADVVNLSLGGPDSPGVDPLEEAVDRLSAEKGILFAIAAGNEGEDGASTLGSPGSADAALTVGAVDKDDRLAAFSSTGPRVGDGAVKPDLTAPGVAIAAAAAAGSAIDTRPGTPHPAPGYLQIDGTSMATPHVAGAAAILKQRHPDWKSTELKGALTASTKGGGYTAFQQGSGRVQVDKALSQSVVADPVSLTFGTARWPHADDLPVTRKLAYRNLGTTDVTLDLSVATLDPKGKPAPAGFFALGTDKVTVPAGGRAEVDLTADTRIGDADGDYSGYVTATAAGQSVRTAAVAVREAESYDVTLRTVGRDGADAQNFTSTLVGVSGAAAGFGTRIDNEPGSHTIRVPKGSYTLSTAVYQDPSDYTKGTDWIAQPKLEVSGDTTVVSDARTTEPVDLTVPGIDAVDYGGTYYELGGTDIGRVGNGWVLRSFAGFRTAHMGPAVTDGSLLQTWDAHFLKDATSQYSVAFGGRTDKVATGYTKHVKANELATLKVGLGASAPGKSAFVSPFAHIPGAPEGNGFSDPQPAPGTRTFYVSTADDVEWVTRFDQAGAPDQWGYPAYEGSWEMARPQRYEAGRTYRETFNTGVLGPLLGGNAGVFRTAPDPATGEQQLVGSLPLFADGKGHAGNSPNTSATSTLYRDGVKVAENDDPLTGSQPFTVDGSDAEYRLVTSVERSAQLAAASTRVDTSFTFRSKQVTATTALPVSTVRFTAPVDLTSRAAARVPVVVPVTVQGSAAGTNLMSLKVSVSYDDGKTWHRVPVRNGAISVKSPAKDSGISLSAVVEDKQGNTSTLTVHNAWLGK; via the coding sequence ATGACCGGCCCCGCGACGGCCACACCCGACACCCCGCGCCCCGGCACCGACCAGCGGATCACCCTCGTCACCGGCGACCGCGTGGTGGTGAACGCCAAGGGCCGCATGGTGGGCTTCGAGGCCGCCCGGGGCCGTGAGCACATACCCGTACAGGTGCAGCGCGTCAACGACCGCACGCTGGTCGTGCCCAGCGACGCGCAGAGCCTGATAGCCGCCGGCAAGCTGGACCAGCGGCTCTTCGACCTCGAGGTGCTCACCGACGCGCGGCTGCGCGAGAGCCATCGGGACGGACTCAAACTGATCGTGCAGTACGAGAAGGGCGCCGGTGCCGCACGGGCCGAGGTGCGCTCGGCCGGCGACACCCAGCTGCGGCGGACGTTCCCGACCCTCGACGCCGATGCCATCCGCACCTCCCCGGACGATGTCGCCCGGGTGTGGGACGCGCTGACCGACCGGCGGAGCAGCGGCCTGCGGGCCACCGCCTCCGGCATCGGCAAGGTGTGGCTGGACGGGGTGCGGGCCGCGAGCCTGGACCGCAGCGTCCCGCAGATCGGCGCCGACAAGGCGTGGGAGTCCGGGTACGACGGTACGGGCGTCACGATCGCCGTCCTCGACACCGGGGTCGACAAGACGCATGACGATCTCAGCTCCCAGGTCGTCGGCGAGAAGAACTTCTCCGCCTCGGCCGACGCCGTGGACCGCGTCGGACACGGCACCCACGTCGCCTCGATCGCGGCGGGCACGGGTGCCAAGTCCGGCGGCCGGTTCAAGGGCGTCGCCCCCGGCGCCAAGCTGATCAGCGGCAAGGTCCTCGACGACAACGGCTTCGGTGACGACTCCGCCGTCCTGGCCGGCATGGAGTGGGCCGCCGCCGAGGGCGCGGACGTGGTCAACCTCAGCCTCGGCGGCCCCGACAGCCCCGGCGTCGACCCGCTGGAGGAGGCGGTCGACCGGCTGTCCGCCGAGAAGGGGATCCTGTTCGCGATCGCCGCGGGCAACGAGGGCGAGGACGGCGCCTCGACGCTGGGCTCGCCGGGCAGCGCGGACGCCGCGCTGACCGTCGGCGCCGTCGACAAGGACGACCGCCTCGCGGCCTTCTCCAGCACCGGCCCGCGCGTCGGTGACGGAGCGGTCAAGCCGGACCTGACCGCGCCCGGCGTGGCCATCGCCGCGGCCGCCGCGGCCGGCAGCGCGATCGACACGCGCCCCGGCACCCCGCACCCCGCCCCCGGGTACCTGCAGATCGACGGCACCTCCATGGCCACCCCGCATGTGGCGGGCGCGGCGGCGATCCTGAAGCAGCGTCACCCGGACTGGAAGTCCACCGAGCTCAAGGGCGCGCTGACCGCGTCCACCAAGGGCGGCGGCTACACCGCCTTCCAGCAGGGCTCCGGTCGCGTCCAGGTCGACAAGGCCCTGTCCCAGAGCGTCGTCGCCGATCCGGTCTCGCTGACCTTCGGCACGGCGCGGTGGCCGCACGCGGACGACCTGCCCGTCACCCGGAAGCTCGCCTACCGCAACCTCGGGACCACCGACGTCACCCTCGACCTGTCGGTGGCCACGCTCGACCCGAAGGGCAAGCCGGCCCCCGCAGGTTTCTTCGCGCTCGGCACCGACAAGGTGACCGTGCCCGCCGGCGGCCGGGCCGAGGTCGACCTGACCGCCGACACCCGGATCGGTGACGCCGACGGCGACTACTCGGGCTACGTCACCGCCACCGCCGCGGGCCAGTCGGTCCGCACGGCCGCGGTGGCCGTCCGCGAGGCGGAGTCGTACGACGTCACGCTCCGTACCGTCGGCCGTGACGGCGCCGACGCCCAGAACTTCACCAGCACGCTGGTCGGCGTCTCGGGCGCGGCGGCCGGCTTCGGCACCCGTATCGACAACGAGCCGGGCAGCCACACCATCCGGGTCCCCAAGGGCTCGTACACCCTCAGCACGGCGGTCTACCAGGACCCGTCGGACTACACCAAGGGCACCGACTGGATCGCCCAGCCGAAGCTGGAGGTCTCCGGCGACACCACCGTCGTCTCCGACGCGCGGACCACCGAGCCGGTGGACCTCACCGTGCCCGGCATCGACGCGGTGGACTACGGAGGCACGTACTACGAGCTCGGCGGCACCGACATCGGCCGCGTCGGCAACGGCTGGGTCCTCAGGAGCTTCGCCGGTTTCCGTACCGCCCACATGGGTCCGGCCGTCACCGACGGCTCGCTGCTGCAGACCTGGGACGCCCACTTCCTCAAGGACGCCACCAGCCAGTACTCGGTGGCCTTCGGCGGGAGGACGGACAAGGTCGCGACCGGCTACACCAAGCACGTGAAGGCGAACGAGCTGGCCACCCTCAAGGTGGGCCTCGGAGCCTCCGCCCCCGGGAAGTCCGCCTTCGTCTCCCCCTTCGCCCACATCCCGGGCGCCCCGGAAGGCAACGGCTTCTCCGACCCGCAGCCGGCGCCGGGCACGCGCACCTTCTACGTCTCCACCGCGGACGACGTCGAGTGGGTCACCAGGTTCGACCAGGCGGGCGCGCCCGACCAGTGGGGCTACCCGGCCTACGAGGGCAGCTGGGAGATGGCCCGGCCGCAGCGTTACGAGGCCGGGCGGACCTACCGCGAGACGTTCAACACGGGCGTCCTCGGCCCGCTCCTGGGCGGGAACGCGGGCGTGTTCCGCACCGCTCCCGACCCGGCTACGGGCGAGCAGCAGCTCGTCGGTTCGCTGCCGCTGTTCGCCGACGGCAAGGGGCACGCGGGAAACTCCCCGAACACCTCGGCCACGTCGACGCTGTACCGCGACGGCGTCAAGGTCGCCGAGAACGACGACCCGCTGACCGGCTCGCAGCCCTTCACGGTCGACGGCTCCGACGCCGAGTACCGGCTGGTGACCTCCGTGGAGCGCTCGGCGCAGCTCGCCGCCGCGTCCACCCGGGTCGACACGAGCTTCACCTTCCGTTCGAAGCAGGTCACGGCCACCACCGCGCTGCCGGTGTCCACCGTCCGCTTCACCGCACCCGTCGACCTCACCTCGCGTGCCGCCGCGCGGGTTCCGGTCGTCGTCCCGGTCACCGTGCAGGGCTCCGCCGCCGGGACGAACCTCATGTCCCTGAAGGTCTCGGTGAGTTACGACGACGGGAAGACCTGGCACCGGGTGCCGGTCCGGAACGGCGCGATCTCCGTGAAGAGTCCTGCCAAGGACAGCGGGATCTCGCTCTCCGCCGTGGTCGAGGACAAGCAGGGCAACACGTCGACGCTGACCGTCCACAACGCGTGGCTCGGCAAGTGA